A portion of the Juglans microcarpa x Juglans regia isolate MS1-56 chromosome 1D, Jm3101_v1.0, whole genome shotgun sequence genome contains these proteins:
- the LOC121240449 gene encoding probable uridine nucleosidase 2: MAAQPKKIIIDTDPGIDDAMAIFLALQSPEVEVIGLTTIYGNVYTTLATRNALHLLEVAGRTDIPVAEGSHVTITKGTKLRIADFVHGADGLGNQNFPPPKGKPTEQSAASFLIDQANLYPGKVTVVALGPLTNVALAIQQDPAFSKNIGQIVILGGAFAVNGNVNPAAEANIFGDPDAADIVFTSGADVLAVGINVTHQVVLTDADREKLARSDGKFAQYLCKILDVYFSYHDDAYSTNGVYLHDPTALLAAVDPSLITYTEGVVRVQTCGITRGLTILYNKQKRFGEVTEWTDKPTVKVAVTVDAPAVVKLLMERLMDSRSIQTTD; encoded by the exons ATGATGCCATGGCGATTTTTCTGGCATTACAGTCACCCGAGGTGGAGGTGATTGGACTTACAACTATATATGGGAATGTTTATACAACCCTAGCCACGAGAAATGCCTTGCATTTG CTTGAAGTTGCCGGAAGAACTGATATCCCTGTTGCTGAGGGATCTCACGTCACAATTACT AAAGGAACGAAACTTCGTATTGCTGATTTTGTTCATGGTGCCGATGGACTTGGGAACCAAAATTTCCCTCCACCAAAAGGAAAGCCAACTGAACAGTCGGCAGCTTCTTTTCTCATTGATCAAGCAAACCTTTATCCTGGAAAAGTCACAGTGGTGGCACTGGGCCCTCTTACAAATGTTGCACTG GCTATCCAACAAGATCCTGCATTTTCTAAGAACATTGGGCAGATTGTTATTCTTGGTGGTGCTTTTGCAGTCAATGGGAATGTGAATCCAGCAGCAGAGGCCAAT ATTTTTGGTGATCCCGATGCTGCAGATATTGTATTCACAAGTGGAGCAGATGTTTTGGCCGTGGGTATAAATGTTACTCATCAAGTTGTACTGACAG ATGCTGATAGAGAGAAGTTGGCAAGGTCAGACGGGAAATTTGCCCAGTACTTGTGCAAAATCTTAGATGTGTACTTCTCTTATCATGACGATGCATACAGCACGaatg GAGTTTACCTTCATGATCCAACTGCCCTTCTTGCAGCTGTTGACCCTTCACTTATCACATACACAGAAGGTGTTGTTAGAGTCCAGACCTGTGGCATCACAAGGGGACTAACAATATTATACAACAAACAGAAAAG GTTTGGCGAAGTCACCGAATGGACCGATAAACCCACAGTGAAGGTTGCGGTCACAGTTGATGCTCCTGCTGTTGTCAAATTGTTAATGGAGCGGCTCATGGACTCTCGAAGCATTCAAACAACTGATTGA